Sequence from the Xenorhabdus nematophila ATCC 19061 genome:
AATCGATGCGTAAACAAGGTGCAACCTTGACAGATGGAGATCAGTCCATATAGTTTATTAACAGGTTCTATGAGTCGGGTAAGAAGTGATCTCCATCGATGCTATTACCTGATCTCTTTCATGGTAATACGCATCAGATCCGCTGTCTTGCTCTTTGGTTAAATATCTTATGACGATACCACCTAAATAGCTGTTCCAAATAATAGATCACTTGCAGGGAACTCAATCCGAATTGGACGATCTGATTAATCGCTAAACCAAAAAAATCATCCCTCGGACTGAGTGATGCCAATCATAGCATCGATACCGCGCAATGAGCGCCGTTTAATGCAAAAAACTGTCCAGAAAACCCGCGATAAAAATCATGCCCGAAGACTTATCGCTATGCTCATGTTGTATCGCGGAGACACCGTCAGCTATGTCGCGAAAACACTCGCGTGCAGTCGTTCTTCTGTCGGTCGCTGGATTAACAGGTATACACTTTATGGCCTGGAAGGCTTAAAATCACGCCCTCCTGGTCGTCCACGACGTTGGCCATTTGAATTAATTTGTTCCTTGCTACGTCACCTTATTTCAGATTCTCCCGACGTATTGGGTTATCAACGTTCACGCTGGAGCAGTGAGCGACTCGCGATACAAATTAATGAGATAACCGGATGCTCACTCCATGCCTCAACGATACGCCGATGGCTGCCACAAGCGAATATTGTCTGGCGCCGAGCAGTGCCAACATTGCGGATACGTGATCCCCATAAGGAAGAGAAAATGAGAGCGATTAATGATGCGTTGGAGAGATGCAGCCCCGATCATCCGGTCTTTTACGAAGATGAAGTGGATATCCACCTGAATCCTAAAATCGGTGCAGACTGGCAATTACGTGGGCAACAAAAACGTATCACGACACCGGGTCAGAACGAGAAATATTATCTGGCAGGTGCCTTACACAGTGGCACCGGAAAAGTGAGTTATGTTGGCGGCAACAATAAAGACTCATCATTATTTATCAAACTATTAGCGCATCTGAAAGCAGCCTATCGCCGGGCGAAAAGTATTACCTTGATAGCCGATAACTACATCATTCACAAAAGCCAGAAAACACAAGAGTGGCTCGCCGAAAATCCGAAATTCAAATTTATTTATCAACCGATTTATTCCCCATGGATAAATCATATTGAAAAATTATGGTTAGCACTCCATGAAACGATTACACGTAATCATTGTTGCTGTTATATGTGGCAGTTATTGAGAAAAGTGCGTGGCTTTATGAACACGGTTAGCCCATTCCCAGGAAATAAACATGGCACCGCAAAAGTGTAGCAATATTAGGAACAGCTATTTAGAGAAAAAAGTTCGTTGCCTTCAATGAACACCCATTCCCAACCTCCAGCTTTTACAGTAGAGCGATAATATTGAGAATTAGCTGTTCCTCGGACGAAAACTTCTATATCATATGTTGATGTGTTATTTATTGTTCTGTCAATCATAGTATTCACCATCTATGATGGATTTGGTAATTTTAATTATAGTTAAAATGGTAATTAATTATATTTCATTAAAAAATGCTTTAATTTATTTTATATTAAGTGCTCAAGAAAAATTAATTGCAAATTGCTCACCATAACCTTCCAATAGCGTATTTAGCTCATACTCCATGGTATCCTGAGTCCAGGTGATAAAACGTCGCCAGTGATATTTGGCTTGTTTCCAGACGATTTCAATCAGATTCAGTTCTGGGCTGTAGGCAGGAAGATAAAGTAAAAGCATATTGTGTTCTCGTCACCCGCGATTTCTGATTTTTTCCTCTATCCCATGGTGGATACGCGCATTATCGAGCACTAAAAATGTCAGGCGGTTGTCTCCTTGTTGGGCGACCTGCTCTAAAAAATCAATCACATCCGCTCGCCTGATACTGCCTGACGTTGTTTGGTAAAACAGCGTGTTGTCCGGGTAATTTAACGCGCCCAGAACTGACCTTCTGTTATGGTCTTGAGGCTCAGTCTCATGGGGCTTACCTCGTGGACTCCATCCATATTGCACCGGCGGAGACGCGGCAAAACCGGCCTCATCAAAATAAACCAGACGGTAATGGCCTAACTGTGCTCCGGCCTTAATTTTGTTCAGCAAGGCGGATTTTTTAGCAAACTCTGTTCCGTTACGCTTTTTTTAAGCGACAGGCGGGGTCGTTTATAGGGGAGTCCCTGCTTTTTCAGGGTATTCGCCAGCGTTTCAAGCGTACAGGGCAGAGCACCCTGCTTTGCCTCAACGCACTGAGCTATTCGGGCTAGCGTCAGAGACGCTGCGCTGGCAGCTTCGACCGCAGTGGCAATCATTTCAGGCGTCATGGCGAGATACCGACCTCCGGTATGACCCCCTAATAATCCCGCTATCCCTGAATTGTGCCATGTGTGAACCCAGTTGTAGATAACCCGAAGACAGCATCCTATCTCAGCGGTGATCTGGGACGGCTTGACTCCTCTGGCAAGTATGAGCAAACCCGTTCCTCGCGTACGGACGTCCCGGTGTGGGTGATTCAAAGCAAGTGGTTGCAATGTCATTCGTTCAGGCTCAGAAAGGATTATCTTCGATTTCATAAGAATAGGTGGAAAATCGGGTTATCGGGTTATCGGGTTATCAATGATAACAATAATGCAGATAATTTATCTCATTAACTTAATTATAATAATTGGTATATCCAGAGAAATAAATCATATGTTCTGGCCTGGATGGTAATTATACAGTGAAATAGGGTATATTAGTTATTTCAACGTTCATTGCTATGTGAAGTCACTAGCCTAAAAACGTAGTATTATCAGCTAATAATTAGAAAAAAATTAACTGCAGTACTTAAATTACTTGTTGTGTTGATTCAGAAACCGGCCCGGTTTTATCCATGCCGGCAACTGAAATATTCTGACATATCGTCACTCTGTCCACTCAGGCCGGAGGCCGTCTTCGTTATCGCAGAGGAAGAAATTCAGGCAAGACTTTACGCTGTGGGTACAACGTTTGCCGCCGCCGGGCCTTTGGCACCGTTCTCAATGGTGAACTCGACCTTCTGGCCTTCGGACAAAGTGCGGTAATCGTTGCTCTGAATAGCAGAGAAGTGTACGAACACATCTTTGCTCCCATCAGAAGGAGAGATAAAACCAAAACCTTTATCCGCATTAAACCATTTTACTAAACCAGTCATTTTATTAGACATGTGATATTTCCTTTAATTGAGCCTTTTTAGGCGAACATGGCCTGTTTTACAGAAACTACTTAGCGCTTAATGGAGGAACTCAAAAAGAAGGGATATCTGGGATAACGCCTGAGGATGAGAACTGCTTTAATAAACTGCTTTGTATGAGGTCTGTCTTTCAAACCGACGCGGCATTAGAGCATGACCTCAAATATTAAGCAAGTTATATTTTAGCCATGCCATCATAAAAAACAGAACACTAAGGAATTTAGTCATGGTATTGGGCGGTCGCATTAGTGTCGTGGACGGACGCAATATCAGACTGGACAGGGTATCTTCGACGAAAGCCGGGGATCGGTTAATTCTGAATCTGCCATCAGGTAAGGTGCAAGGGCGGACGATTCAGGCCGTCAACGGGAAAGTGGTCACGGGTATTAAAGAAGGTGAGGACGGCGTCAGGGCGCGAGCATACTTTGATTAACATTCAGCCAAAGAAAACTTTGGCGCGGTAATCATCACACCCGCTGGCTTTTTTAAGCTTATTTCTTTGGCTCGGTGCCTCACAAGCACATTGCCTGACCATGTTCAAAACCAGACGCCGGAATAACGCCAGATTCTCAATGGCCCCCTCTAAAACAATCCGGGAATCATCTTCTTTAAAAACGACATCAAGAATAGAGTGCTGGCTATTTTCAATTCGCCAATGTTGACGAATATAATACCCAAGGGATTTATGCCGGGGTGAAAGAGAACTCACATAATACGACGTATCCACTGTCCCTTTGCCATTTTGTGTTCGATGGCGTTCAACTGCAATAATGCTACGGATCGTTGGCCACCGCTCGGCCATTTCAGGGGAGAATTTCGGTTTTATTTCTCTTCACCGACACAACCACATGCGCTTTCTTTTCACTGATTTTTTCCAGCGTCTCACGCTGGCAATGTAGGGCATCAAGGGTCACGATACTGCCTTTTAGATTAAGGACATCCAGCATCTGGCGGACGGTACTGATTTCTCCGTTTTTGGTCGCAGTCGCTTTCTGGCTTAACACCAATCCTGCCTCGGTATCATAGGCAGTGACCAGTTGGACGGCATTTTTCTTGTCATTACGATAGGCGCGTCGCAGGACTTTTCCATCAAAAGCGATAACCGGTTTGTTCCCCAATGCACGCTGCTCATTAACCCAGTTGAGTAAGGCTTCCAGCAGGGAATCCAGCGCGATAGCCCGCAATATTCTCGCCATGGTATGCCGGTGGGGTATTCCATTGAGGAAGGGGCGATAGGTTTTCAGCCACTTAATTTTTGCCCGGCCATAAGTCTCAATATCCTGCCAGCCTTCGGCACCCGCCATAATGGCACTGACGACAAGGAAAATCACATCAATCAGAGTAAGCGGCTCATTTAGACCGTCTATCGGTATTCCCCTGATTCGGGGAAAATAATGTCCATCATTTATAATGGACACTATCGCTATGAAATATCGGACATTGCTCCTCGACGCACTGCGCTTACATATTGATGAACACCTATCCAGACTCGATGTTGGCCGTCGGCTTGGGATCCCCAAAAGCACCATCTGCGCTCTCTTTGTTCGCTTCAAAAAGCTGGGAATGAGCTGGCCGCTGCCTGATAACATGACCGCCGATAAGCTCGAATCGCAACTTTACCCCGCGCGTCCCCATGCCGTCAGGCTTGATATCCCTGCGCCGGTTTTAGCGGATGAACCCGTTGTACGCAAGCGGTCACGCCGCCCAAATTTTCCACTTGCGTTTAAAATCGCCCTGGCCGAAAAATCACTGCAACCTGGCGCCAATGTCGCACAACTGGCGCGTGAACACGGCATCAACGACAACCTGTTGTTTAACTGGCGTCACCTTTATAAACGCGGACTTCTGTATCCCCGGGAGGACCGTTCATTGCTCCTGCCCGTTACCCTGTCTGAAATCACTGTGCCTGTTAAACTGCCGATCCCCGCTATGCAGCAACCCGCAGACAGGGAGCCTTGCTGTGAACTGGCGCTTCCCTCCGGCATACTGCGCATCCGGGGTGAACTGACTCCTGAACTGCTGCGTATGTTGATCAATGAAATGAAGGCGGGTGGATAATGAGCATATTGCCAGCAGGCACGCGTATCTGGATCGTGGCAGGGGTCACTGATATGCGCAACGGGTTCAACGGTCTGGCCTCAAAGGTGCAAAACGCACTGAAAGATAATCCGTTCTCCGGGCAGGTCTTCATCTTCCGCGGTCGCCGGGGTGATATGCTTAAGGTACTGTGGGCTGATGCCGATGGGGTGTGCCTGTTTACCAAACGGCTTGAGCGTGGACGCTTCGTCTGGCCGGTGACCCGTGAGGGTAAAGTCCATCTGACTCCCGCCCAACTGTCCATGCTGCTTGAAGGCATAAACTGGAAACACCCGCAGCGGATGGAACGATCTGGTCTACGGATATAACTTGCTGTAAAGTGAGGGAATGGAGACCCCATTCCCTGATGATATCGCCCAGCTGAAAGGGCTGCTGCGTGAGCAGATGGCGGCTAACAAGATACTGGCAGGAAACAATCGCCTGCTGTCTCAGCGGGTGGCCTCTTATGCCAGCGAAATTACCCGACTGAAAGCCCGGGTAGTAAAACTGCAACGTATGCAGTTCGGCCAGAGTTCAGAAAAAATACGGCAGAAGGCTGAACGACAGATACGCGAAGTGCAGGCGCACATCAGTCACCTTCAGGAAGAAATGGTCGACATCCAGGGTAAACAACCCGACCCGGCACTGCCTCCTGCGCTGCGGCAGTCCTCGTCACGAAAACCGTTACCCGCCACCCTGCCCCGCGAAATACAGTTGCTCCTGCCGGCAGAAAAAAACTGCCCTGAATGTGGCGGGGAACTGCATGCGCTGGGTTGCGATATCTCAGAACAACTCGGGATCATCAGCAGCGCTTTTAAAGTTATCGAAACACAACGCCCCAAGCTGGCCTGCGGTCGGTGTGACGGTATAGTCCAGTCTCCCATGCCGTCCAAACCCATTGAACGCAGTTATGCCGGCCCTGGACTGCTGGCACGGATCGTGACCGCAAAGTTCGCAGAGCATATGCCGCTGTACCGTCAGTCGGAGATATATAACCGGCAGGGCGTGGCGTTAAGCCGTGCCACACTGGGTCGCTGGTCCGGGGCAGTGAGTGAACTTCTTGAACTCCTGTACGATGTGTTACGCCAGTATGTTCTGATGCCGGGCAAAGTCCATGGCGATGATATCCCCGTACCCGTTCAGGCACCAGGCAACGGTAAAACCCGGACCGGACGCCTGTGGGTGTACGTCCGCGATGACAGAAATGCAGGCTCGGTCATGCCGCCGGCAGTGTGGTTCGCGTACTCAGCAGATCGCAAAGGCGTTCACCCGCAACAGCATCTGGCAGGCTACAGCGGCGTACTCCAAGCAGATGCTTACGGCGGGTACCGGGCGTTGTATGAAACAGGGAATATCACTGAGGCCGCCTGCATGGCGCATGCCCGACGTAAAATCCATGACGTTCACGTTCGTTCGCCAACAGCAATAACGACGGAAGCCCAGAAGCGGATAGGTGAGTTATATGCCATAGAAGCAGAAATCCGGGGCAGCCCGGCAGAAGAACGGCTGGCATTAAGAAAAGCGCGCAGCGCTCCGCTGATGCAGTTGTTGTTCGACGGGATACAGCAGCAGAGGGCAACGTTGTCGCGGCACTCAGAGACAGCGAAGGCGTTCGCCTACATGCTGAAGTTATGGGACAGTCTGAACGAGTACTGCCGTAACGGCTGGGTGGAGATCGACAATAATATCGCGGAAAACGCCCTGCGTTGCGTCGCTGTTGGGCGAAAAAACTGGTTGTTCGCGGGTTCTGACAGCGGAGGTGAGCGGGCGGCCATCCTGTACTCATTAATCGGCTCCTGTCGTCTTAATGGTGTAGAACCGGAGGCGTGGTTGCGGTACACCATCAGCCATATAGCTGACTGGCCATCAAACAAGGTACATGAGCTGCTTCCCTGGAAACTCAACCTTACCAACATCTAATCGTCAATACGGTTCAAATGAGCCGCTTACTAATAATTCCCACAGAACGCAATAAAAAATATTGTTTCAATTGCATACTGTTTTAATTGGTTATATTAATGAAAATAATTAACCCGCAGAAAGTTGCGGGTTAAAAAGAATAAATATTTATATTATTTCCTCAAGGTAATCTGGATCATATCGGGATTCTATTTTTATAACGACGTGAAATTCGCCCGAATTATCACCAAAAGATCCTGGTTTATCATTGAATAAAAGTATTAGCTCTCCATCCACAGGAACCGTTTTATGAAGCACACCATTTCCTATTCCGTAGGTTTTATTACCGATTTTAGCAATGAGTGTGTCGTTTAGCGTCGGTTTTTTAGGTAAAGTACCTTGAGGTGCTGCCCAGTAGTTGTCTGGATACCCATATTTCACCCATCCCTTAGCAACAATAGATATAACATCTCCCGCCTTTAGGATAAGCCCTGTGGGTTGACCTTGTTCAAGTCTAGCAGGAACAGTTCCAGACCAATCGTACATAGTATTACCTCCAATCATTATATTTTGAAAGTGACTTTTATCAGTCTATGAAGGCGGGCTGCTTCTCCGCCTGTGAACATCAATAAAATAGGTTCATCAATACTGGAGAGAACTTCTGATTAGGATGGCACGGAACGACTGATAGGACATCCATAAAATCCATTCACATTGCTGATAAAACTTGGCAAAGATGCGTTCTCTTTGTCTTTTAACTCCTTGATATTCTCAATAACCCCCAATGGAGGAAGCTAGCTATATAGGCACATACGGGATTATCCCATATGTTAAAGAGGCTGCCCTATAGTGTTCCCATTCTCACCTTAAAATCTATCTCAATCTTTCCTATCTAAGCAGTGTAAAATCTATTGTTATGTACCATATTGAGTGCGTTTTTTGTTTGTACATATATGTGTATATACCAATCTAACCTGAAGATGCAGGTTTTAAAATCTGAAAATGGTCAGTCAGTCGGGTCGTGAGTTCTTTCGCTTTTTCTGGCAACATGACATGGAAAAAGTGACGCAGGGTTTCACGAAACGTCTGCGCATCCGGAAAATAGACATTGTTACGCACTGGCTCATTCATATACTTCCACAATCGCTCTATCGGATTGAGATTTGGGCTGTCAGGCGGCAGGTAATGCAATTCAATATTACGCCCATACGCAATATCTTTCACGCATTCAGCCCGGGGGTAACCCGCATTATCCAGAATAATAGGGCTTTTTTGCGAAAGCGGGTCAGTTTCCCGGCGCGCGCCGACGAAATACGCGATGTTTTCGGCATTGATACCCGGGTCTTCCCGGAGCACGGTGTCTTCAATGCGGTGTAAATTCAGGCATCAGATTGGCCGTCAGATAATCAATCAGTTCAGCGGGGTGTTCGGCAGAGAGATGGCTTTCAGAGCCGCCATTTTCCGGGGGAGTTTTTCCTGAGCGAGGAAATCTTTTAGGTGACGGCTGACCGTACTGTCATGAATACGCAAGGCGCGGGCAATCCTCTGAGCTGTCCAGCCTTCATGAGCCAGAAGCCCGGCCTTGATGCGGTCACAGACCCGACTGTCACGCGTTGTATTGTGCATCAATTCGGGGGGCATTTTTGGTCTGGGGTCAGATGAATTTTCAGGGTGGCAAGCATGATTTGGTTTGGATAAGAAATCAAGCATCTTCAATGGCGATTGGTATATATATGAATTATTTAAGGTTTATTATTGTATTATACATTTGTTTTTATTGGTTTATTTTTTACTTAGATGTATTTTCAGAAAATAATCCTTATATTTAATTCAATTACTCTGGAATGGTGACATTTTTAGCTCTCTCCTTGGCATGTTCGCAATGCAACAAGGGAAATAGATTCGAGAGTCAGAAATAAACCTGTTAATTCACTTTTACGTAATGAGCAAGGTATATGTCTTCAAAAGAATGTTCTGATCTTTCATCGGTCGAAGAAAAAAATAACTCCCCAAAATTCAACCCCGCAACATTTGATATGTATGCTGAACTTTATGAAAAAATGTTCTCCTGGCCGTACCGTAAAGAATTAGAACTTCCAACCTTAGAAAGGCTGCTGGGTAATTTATCTGGTTTGAAAGTGCTAGACTTTGGGTGTGGCCCTGGCGCAACGTCGCGCTGGTTGAGAGAGCGGGGAGCAGAATACATTATTGGTTATGACATTTCCGAAGGTATGCTTAATTATGCCCGCCGGCGTGAGGAACAAGATCAGCCCAGAATTCATTATATTTCAGATATTAATGAAAAGTATAATGAGTATTTCGATATCGTTTTTGCCGTTTATGTAATGCCCTGTGCAACTAACCGCGAGGACTTACTGATGATGAGCAAAACCATGTCTAGGGTGTTGAAGCCGGGCGGGCGGCTGATTACATTGCCTATCCACCCTGATTTCAATGCAGAACCAGAATATTATCGCCCTTTTGGCCTTCGCCTGATTGAAGAAAGGCAACGTGCGGACGGTAATCCAATTCGGCTTCATATCTGTCAATCTCCTTACGATGTATATATACAGATATACTATTGGTCGCGTCAGACACTGGAAAATATGTTACATCTGGCCGGTTTTCAGACTGTGAACTGGAAACCGTTATATGTGCCGGCCAACACTCTGCTATCCCCTCTTTCCCTCTACGCTCAATGGCCGCATGCTGCCATTATTGAATGTATTAAGGGAAAAGCATGTTAGCCATTTTTTGCCAGCTCACCGATCTCCCTATTGAACCTAATTATATTTTTGTTGTTACCGGATAGCTATGGTGATGCAACGCCTGAATCTGGCCGACTTGATGGAGAAAATGTTTTTCAGCATACTGGCGGCCTTCTCTGGGTTTGAAGGCGATCAGATATGCCTGCGAACAAAAGAAGGAATGGAGACTGCACGAGCCAAAGGTAAATTTCGGGGGTTCCGGCGTTGATATCCTAAACATGAGAGAAAATTTTATAGCTGATGCAAAATTTAATCGTTTGTGCATCATGGTCAAGTCCAACACATTAGATGTATCTGATGGACTCTGGAGTCCTGTTGAGTCGTTTTATGAGAAGTTATCAATGATGAAAAAATCACTTTGTTGTGCGTTGCTGCTTACCGCTTCATGCTCAACTTTTGCCGCCTCCAAGACACTGAATGAAGAGTCGATCGGTGAGACTGTCAGGCACAGCATTACTCCACTATTGAAAGAGCAGTCCATCCCGGGCATGGCGGTTGCCGTCATTTATCAGGGTCAGCCTTATTACTTCACTTTCGGTTTAGCCGATATCGAACGCAATCAACCCGTGACCAGACAAACCATATTTGAACTCGGTTCGATCAGTAAGACTTTTACCGGCGTATTGGGTGGTGAGACCATAGCACGTGGTGAAATCAAGCTCAGTGACCCTGCGACAAAATACTGGCCGGAACTGACTGGCAAACAGTGGAAAGACATCACCCTGCTGCAACTCGCAACTTACACGGCAGGGGGTTTACCATTGCAAGTACCTGATGAGGTCACCGACCAATTTTCAGTGTTGCGTCTGCTTTTGTGCAGAACTTGCCACCTCTCTATATACTACATAGGAAATTATTTAATTAAGTGATTTATTTAAAAAATAAACAAGCAATATAATTTCAATATAAGTTATTTATTTGAGATATTAAATGCAAATTATATATGTATTAGGTTATTGTTTTCTTTAAAAAAGTAACAAGTGAATTTATTTTTATATGAAATAATATTATCAAGGCATTAAATATAATTAACGTTTACATTAGTTGTATAATTTGATTATTATAAAACTATATGTAATCAGGTTGGCTGATGATTCTTGCGTATATAAATATACACAAATTAATATAACCAATAATAAGTAATTTCTTATAGTAAATCTGTTTCCTATTGGAATGCAGTCAGGCTCATTTTGCAGAGAACTATCAAAGTAAATTTCATGTTAATTGATGATTGGGAGGTTTGGTTTATTTACGTAACTATTTAATTTATAATTAAATAGTTTACTATACCCAATGGATTTCAAGATGCAGTGCGGCGGCAAGGGAATGAACCCCCAAGAGCATAGCTAACTATGTGACTGGGGTGAGTGAGCGCAGCCAACAAAGCTGCAACTTGAAAGACGACGGGTATAACAATATTAATTTCATATGGACAAAATACAGCAGGAATTTAGTACTCATGTCAGTGAATGTATTCAATTCAACAAATCCATTTTTATTCAGTTATGGAGTTCAGTGCCGGCAGACGGTCAATAAGTAATTGCACAAAATCAACGGTGCTTATTAAGAAATAGGGACAAAAATGGAATATCTTTCTCCAGTTCACTATGTGAATTGTTTATTCCGTTATCAGAAAAATATTTATCTAAAAATTGTTAATTAAGCGGCTGTTAACAGGACTATTACATCAATAAATAAGAGAAAGTGTTGTCCGGTGATCTTAATTGATGCTTGGCGCGATACCTATTTCTTTGCAGAAAGAAATGGGGGCAAAACATTTGTGATGGCTGTTGAGAGTGAAATTTTTCAAATAACTAAGAGATTCGTTGAGGTAATAAGTAAATGAAAGATAGCATGGCTAAAAAGGGAATTATCTTTGACGCGGGATTAGTACGAATACAGCCAGAAAAGGTCAGTGACGACATATCTGTTCAGAAACTTAATTTGTCGCCAGAAGCTGAACGCACACTGCTGCTGGAAACCTGGAATGCCACTGAAACCATCTATCCTGATCAGTCAGGTATCCATCAGTTGTTTGAACGACAAGTAGAGAAAACCCCGACAGCGACGGCATTAATAGCAGGGGATAAGACCCTGAGTTATGCGGAACTGAATGCGCGTACTAACCAGCTGGCTCATCAACTGATTAAACAAGGAGTTGGCCCGAATGATCATGTGGCAATCCTGTTAGAGCGATCTATTAAGTTAGTGGTGGCTCAATTGGCTATTCTCAAGGCAGGGGCGGTTTATGTCCCTATCGACCCCAATGTACCGGACGAGAGAAAACACTGGCTGATAAACGATTGTGTAACCAAATTGTTGCTCACTGATACGCAAACGGCTATTCCGACTGACTTGGATGTTTCGCTAATTCGTCTTTCTGATGAGGCAGACGTGAGCAAGGAAGAGGAAAGCTTTAATCCTGATTTACTTTGCTCCGGTACTGCGCCAGCGTATATCATGTACACCTCCGGCTCAACTGGCACCCCAAAAGGGGTGATCGTGCCTCATCGCGCTGTGGCCCGACTCGTTATTAATAATGGCTATCTTGAAATTGAAACCAATGACCGGGTGGCTTTCGCGGCTAATCCTGCGTTCGATGCCAGCACCTTTGAAGTGTGGACTCCTTTGCTCAATGGCGGGGCATTGGTGGTGATTGACCACACCACGTTGTTGACGCCCCCGGAATTTGTACAGGCATTAGACAATTATCAAATTAATACGCTATGGTTAAGTGCCGGCCTGTTTAACCGGCTGGCGACGGAGTTGCTCCCGGTTATGCCGCAGTTGAAAAACTTAATTATCGGCGGCGATATCCTTGACCCTCATGTGATTACCCAAGTTTTACGCAATAATCCGCCTCAGCAGTTATTGAATGGCTATGGGCCGACCGAAGGCACCACCTTTACCACCACGTACCGGATTAAGGCTTTAACCGCAGGAACAACCAGTATTCCGATTGGCCGGCCCATTGCCAACACACGGGTTTACTTACTGGATGAGCAGGGCCAGCCAGTGTCATTGGGAATGATTGGCGAGATTTATGTGGGTGGCGACGGAGTGGCCTGTGGTTATCTCAATCGCCCTGAACTGACCGCTGAACGCTTTCTGGCTGATCCATTCAGTAACGTCCCGAATGCACGGATGTATCGGACGGGTGATTTAGCCCGCTATCTGCCTGATGGTAATTTGGAGTTTCTGGGGCGCAATGATCAGCAGGTTAAAATCCGTGGTTTCCGTATTGAACCGGGGGAAATTGAAACCCGACTGGCGGAATATCCGGCAGTGCGGGAAGCCGTGGTATTAGCGTCAGGCAAAGGGCAAGACAAGCAGTTAGTGGCTTATGTACTGGCAAAGCCGGATAACGAATTACCTGCCCACTTGCGTGAACACCTCAGTGCGCGGTTACCTGATTATATGGTGCCGGTGGCTTTTGTACGGTTGGATGAATTCCCGCTGACTGCCAATGGCAAACTGGATCGCCGGGCGTTGCCGGTACCGGGTGAAGCGGCCTTTGCCCGTCAGGTTTACGCTGCACCGCAAGGGGAGCGGGAAATTACATTGGCGGCTCTCTGGCGTGAATTACTGGGTATTGAGCAGATCAGTCGGCATGACAGCTTCTTTGCCCTGGGCGGTCATTCGTTGCTCGGCATACGCATGATTGAACAACTAGGTCATTTAGGTCTGACACTGGCTGCCCGCGACCTGTTCCAGTCTCCAATACTGGCGGAGCTGGCCCAAACTCTGGGGCAACATCAGGTTGTGACAGTGCCGCCAAATTTCATTACCGCGACGACCAC
This genomic interval carries:
- a CDS encoding class I SAM-dependent methyltransferase — encoded protein: MSSKECSDLSSVEEKNNSPKFNPATFDMYAELYEKMFSWPYRKELELPTLERLLGNLSGLKVLDFGCGPGATSRWLRERGAEYIIGYDISEGMLNYARRREEQDQPRIHYISDINEKYNEYFDIVFAVYVMPCATNREDLLMMSKTMSRVLKPGGRLITLPIHPDFNAEPEYYRPFGLRLIEERQRADGNPIRLHICQSPYDVYIQIYYWSRQTLENMLHLAGFQTVNWKPLYVPANTLLSPLSLYAQWPHAAIIECIKGKAC